Proteins encoded together in one Microcaecilia unicolor chromosome 3, aMicUni1.1, whole genome shotgun sequence window:
- the LOC115466477 gene encoding CD5 antigen-like yields the protein MALPATVLLLVIVGLSASGTELRARLVNGPSSCSGRIEVLREGQWGTICDDDWDLNDTKVLCRQLGCGAPIGSYSSGVYGEGATDQPIWLTDVNCRGTESLLGHCRYNEEGEPHCKHDEDAGVKCEEPLQVRLTNGSTACNGRLEVFHAGQWGTVCDDSWDIKDARVVCRELGCASVQRTSNCGRFGEGTSRIWLDEVQCTGKESSLTQCAAMNRGEHDCSHQEDVGVVCRDPFKLRLSEGPHACAGRLEVFHEAQWGTVCNDHWQQKNTEVVCQELGCGSPEPLKKRQRRLASATGPIWLDDVVCSGEERTFQNCRHRVWGYHDCTHREDIYISCSVLSPPSVG from the exons ATGGCATTACCTGCTACAGTTCTTCTACTGG TCATCGTTGGACTTTCAGCCTCAG GTACCGAACTTCGAGCCAGGCTGGTCAACGGCCCCTCATCCTGCTCAGGCCGCATCGAGGTGCTCCGGGAAGGACAGTGGGGCACCATCTGCGACGATGACTGGGACCTGAATGACACCAAGGTGTTGTGCCGGCAGCTGGGCTGTGGGGCGCCAATCGGTTCCTACAGTTCAGGTGTTTACGGGGAAGGGGCTACGGACCAACCCATCTGGCTGACGGACGTGAACTGCCGGGGCACGGAAAGCTTGCTGGGGCATTGCCGGTATAATGAAGAGGGTGAGCCTCATTGTAAACACGACGAAGATGCTGGAGTGAAGTGTGAAG AACCATTGCAGGTCAGGCTGACAAATGGTTCGACCGCCTGCAACGGGCGGTTGGAGGTGTTCCACGCTGGTCAATGGGGCACAGTCTGCGATGACAGTTGGGACATCAAGGACGCCAGGGTGGTGTGCAGGGAGCTGGGCTGTGCCAGCGTGCAGAGAACCAGCAACTGCGGCAGATTTGGTGAGGGGACCAGCAGGATCTGGCTGGACGAGGTGCAGTGCACGGGGAAGGAGTCGAGTCTTACGCAGTGCGCAGCCATGAACCGTGGGGAGCACGACTGCAGCCATCAAGAAGATGTTGGGGTAGTATGCCGAG aCCCATTTAAGCTGAGGCTCAGTGAAGGACCTCACGCCTGTGCTGGGAGGCTGGAGGTTTTCCACGAAGCGCAATGGGGAACAGTCTGCAATGACCACTGGCAGCAGAAGAATACCGAGGTGGTCTGCCAGGAGCTGGGGTGCGGCTCCCCAGAACCCCTCAAGAAGCGGCAGCGCCGGTTGGCCAGTGCTACAGGACCTATCTGGTTGGACGATGTGGTCTGTTCTGGGGAAGAGAGAACCTTTCAAAATTGCCGCCATCGGGTGTGGGGGTACCATGACTGTACCCACCGAGAGGACATATATATCAGCTGCTCTG TGCTGTCACCGCCGTCTGTGGGATGA